From the Sulfurimonas sp. C5 genome, one window contains:
- a CDS encoding bifunctional proline dehydrogenase/L-glutamate gamma-semialdehyde dehydrogenase, with amino-acid sequence MNIDKTTFNDAKKLATKWQLEIEHNRENAEKKFHAIMQRMLQDPTNKVFLIELLDQSFRSLDANRIADQLEYIFEKYNNTTFFTEFEQLLVWLFRNVGIYLPYISVPLFIKYLRNDIKNIVIKGEEKPLNAHLQKRIDEDTRVNINIIGEAVLGEQEAKERVEKYIKVLENPNINYVSIKISTIFSQINPIAHEWSVAQISSKLEKIYESAMKNSFINKYGKKEAKFINLDMEEYRDINLTIDVFMKTLSRNEFKNLHAGIVLQTYIPETLEHLKKLYIWAKERVDNGGAPIKVRLVKGANQEMELTESSLRGWPCVTYLNKAQSDANYKVLMDFLLDQEVAQYIHIGIASHNLFDQALAFLLAKKRGVQEYFTAEMLEGMSETAYHMLKKDKINVILYAPTATAQTFTNAIAYLVRRFDENTAEQNYLRHSFGLKVGSEAWDVLLKSYDDALTAIPDLPMIPYRKQDRNLEVLESDIDPENYVFKNESDTDFSLKKNQQWAQKIRDKWKNISKTEPFNTSPVVGGEEVHSDVIKEVIDKSQYHQNVIVGQCEMATAEELRRAVQVAKNDPDEWSGLSLQQRTKILMNVADQFRKNRADLIGVAAAEVGKVFLETDVEVSEAIDFLNFYPYSVKKLNDLEGITTKEKGVGVVISPWNFPVAIATGGVAAALATGNRVILKPSSDAVLSAYLVCKCFWDGGVSKNVLQFAPTEGALAGEHLVKNKDVDFVIFTGSERTALGMLQNRPDIHLSAETGGKDATIVTALADRDQAVKNVIASAFNNSGQKCSATSLLVLEKELYEDEKFRDMLVDATHSLNVGSVWDFENKIGSLVNLPSGNLKKALEYMDDNEQWLIKPSYADDNNPYMLKPSIRWGTQKGDFCHLNELFGPVLSVMCAEDLDNAIDIVNSTGYGLTSGIESLDEREKKLFKEKLKAGNLYLNRVTTGAIVMRQPFGGMGKSAIGSGKKAGGLNYVSQFLNIGFDERELKERADNSYIARLKGILKEELQYKDILKNVIKTLENFAYWLDKEFFEEHDYTNIRGESNIIRYLNVQNMVLIIEEEDSLYEMLCTVAAAKMAGVHLHVSLPKKIASLELLWLMGKLALLLDMTDSFANEGMQEKLRSVKSADRIRTLKRKNIAQDIYESAAQEVVHIASEDFVPHGRVELMHFFIEQSISDSYHRYGNLGLKGLTPKEK; translated from the coding sequence ATGAATATAGACAAAACAACTTTTAACGATGCAAAAAAACTTGCCACTAAATGGCAGTTGGAAATAGAACACAATAGGGAAAATGCTGAAAAAAAGTTTCATGCCATTATGCAACGTATGTTACAAGATCCGACAAATAAAGTTTTTTTAATTGAGTTGTTAGATCAAAGCTTTCGTTCACTGGATGCTAATCGCATTGCCGATCAGTTAGAGTATATATTTGAAAAATATAACAATACAACATTTTTTACGGAATTTGAGCAGTTACTGGTTTGGCTTTTTAGAAATGTCGGTATATATTTACCGTATATTTCAGTCCCGTTATTTATCAAGTACCTGAGAAACGATATTAAAAATATTGTAATAAAAGGGGAAGAAAAACCACTTAATGCACATTTGCAAAAACGTATTGATGAAGATACACGGGTAAATATCAATATTATCGGAGAGGCTGTTTTAGGCGAACAGGAAGCTAAAGAGCGTGTAGAAAAATATATAAAAGTATTAGAAAATCCAAATATAAATTATGTATCTATTAAGATATCCACTATATTTTCACAAATTAATCCTATAGCACATGAGTGGAGCGTTGCTCAGATATCTTCAAAACTGGAAAAGATATATGAATCTGCTATGAAAAACTCTTTTATCAATAAATATGGTAAGAAAGAGGCAAAGTTTATCAATCTGGATATGGAAGAGTATAGAGATATTAATCTGACAATTGATGTATTTATGAAAACACTTTCACGTAACGAGTTCAAAAATTTACATGCAGGGATCGTACTTCAAACATATATTCCAGAAACTCTAGAGCACTTGAAGAAACTTTACATATGGGCAAAAGAGAGAGTGGATAACGGCGGTGCACCAATAAAAGTCCGATTGGTAAAAGGGGCAAATCAGGAGATGGAACTTACAGAATCCTCTCTTAGAGGGTGGCCGTGTGTAACTTACTTGAATAAAGCTCAAAGTGATGCGAACTATAAAGTATTGATGGATTTTTTACTGGATCAAGAAGTAGCGCAATATATCCATATAGGTATAGCTTCACACAATCTATTTGATCAGGCTTTGGCATTTTTGCTGGCAAAGAAAAGAGGTGTGCAAGAGTATTTTACTGCAGAGATGCTCGAAGGGATGAGTGAAACGGCTTATCATATGTTGAAAAAAGATAAGATTAATGTCATTCTTTATGCTCCGACGGCAACAGCGCAAACTTTCACAAATGCAATCGCATATTTAGTCAGAAGGTTCGATGAAAATACAGCAGAGCAAAATTATCTCAGACACAGTTTTGGCTTGAAAGTAGGCTCTGAAGCATGGGATGTTCTACTTAAAAGCTACGATGATGCGCTCACGGCTATCCCTGATTTACCTATGATTCCATATAGAAAACAAGATAGAAATTTAGAAGTGCTAGAGTCAGATATAGATCCTGAAAACTATGTTTTTAAAAATGAAAGCGATACAGACTTTTCACTAAAGAAAAATCAACAATGGGCTCAAAAAATTCGTGATAAATGGAAAAACATATCTAAAACAGAACCTTTTAATACATCTCCTGTAGTTGGAGGAGAAGAGGTACACAGCGATGTTATAAAAGAGGTTATTGATAAGTCGCAGTACCACCAAAACGTTATTGTCGGGCAATGTGAAATGGCAACAGCAGAAGAATTACGAAGAGCTGTTCAGGTTGCTAAAAATGATCCGGATGAGTGGAGTGGACTAAGTCTTCAACAAAGAACAAAAATTCTGATGAATGTAGCAGATCAATTTAGAAAAAATAGAGCTGATCTGATAGGTGTAGCTGCTGCAGAAGTAGGAAAAGTATTTTTAGAAACAGATGTAGAGGTTTCTGAAGCTATAGATTTTTTAAATTTTTATCCATATAGTGTGAAAAAACTGAATGATCTTGAAGGTATTACAACTAAAGAAAAGGGTGTGGGGGTTGTGATCAGTCCATGGAACTTTCCTGTGGCCATAGCTACTGGCGGAGTTGCAGCTGCACTTGCAACAGGAAACAGAGTGATCCTAAAACCATCGTCAGATGCTGTTTTATCTGCTTATTTAGTGTGTAAATGTTTTTGGGACGGCGGTGTAAGTAAAAATGTGTTGCAGTTTGCTCCTACAGAGGGTGCACTTGCCGGTGAACATCTTGTAAAAAACAAAGATGTTGATTTTGTCATATTTACAGGGAGTGAAAGAACAGCTTTAGGGATGTTGCAAAATCGTCCAGATATTCACTTGAGTGCAGAAACAGGAGGAAAAGACGCAACAATTGTGACAGCATTGGCTGATCGTGATCAGGCTGTTAAAAATGTTATCGCTTCCGCATTTAACAACTCCGGACAAAAATGTTCTGCAACATCACTGCTAGTACTTGAAAAAGAGCTTTATGAAGATGAAAAGTTCAGAGATATGCTCGTTGATGCAACACATTCTTTAAATGTAGGTTCGGTTTGGGATTTTGAAAATAAAATCGGCTCACTGGTAAATCTCCCCTCAGGAAATTTAAAAAAGGCATTAGAATATATGGATGATAATGAGCAGTGGCTTATAAAGCCATCCTATGCGGATGATAATAATCCATATATGCTCAAGCCATCGATTAGATGGGGGACTCAAAAAGGAGACTTCTGTCATCTAAATGAGTTATTTGGTCCTGTTTTGAGTGTAATGTGTGCAGAGGACTTAGATAATGCCATAGATATAGTAAATTCAACAGGATACGGGTTGACATCGGGAATAGAGAGTCTGGATGAGCGTGAGAAAAAGCTTTTTAAAGAGAAGTTAAAAGCAGGTAATCTGTACTTAAACCGTGTAACAACGGGAGCAATCGTGATGAGACAGCCTTTTGGAGGTATGGGGAAATCGGCAATAGGAAGCGGGAAAAAAGCAGGTGGCCTTAACTATGTGTCTCAGTTTTTAAACATCGGCTTTGATGAGAGAGAGTTAAAGGAGCGTGCTGACAACTCCTACATCGCAAGATTGAAAGGGATTTTAAAAGAGGAACTTCAATATAAAGATATCCTCAAAAATGTGATTAAAACGCTTGAAAATTTTGCTTATTGGCTGGATAAAGAGTTTTTTGAAGAGCATGACTATACAAATATCAGAGGTGAGAGTAATATAATCAGGTATTTGAATGTTCAAAATATGGTGTTAATTATAGAAGAGGAAGATTCACTTTATGAAATGCTTTGTACAGTTGCTGCAGCAAAAATGGCAGGTGTACACTTACACGTATCACTGCCAAAAAAAATCGCCTCATTAGAACTATTATGGTTGATGGGAAAACTAGCCTTACTGCTTGATATGACAGACAGTTTTGCAAATGAAGGTATGCAAGAGAAGTTACGATCGGTTAAAAGTGCTGATCGTATCAGAACTCTCAAACGAAAAAATATAGCTCAAGATATCTATGAGAGTGCGGCTCAAGAGGTTGTTCATATTGCGAGTGAAGATTTTGTCCCTCACGGAAGAGTGGAGTTAATGCACTTTTTTATAGAACAGAGTATCTCTGACAGTTATCACAGATATGGAAATTTAGGTCTAAAAGGCCTGACACCAAAGGAGAAGTAG
- a CDS encoding MerR family transcriptional regulator, with the protein MSLIDKDKPVIPLSGVADMLEAKSRTLRMYEDKGLLPKHEGIEKKLYSINDINKIAFVHYIASVKKINANGIKYILELLENHMSIDEKNKIMQNIEKQLDKIPPKEIEDLDIF; encoded by the coding sequence TTGTCCTTGATAGATAAAGATAAACCGGTTATTCCCCTAAGCGGTGTAGCAGATATGCTTGAAGCAAAAAGCAGAACCCTTAGAATGTATGAAGATAAAGGTCTTTTGCCAAAACATGAAGGGATAGAAAAAAAACTCTACTCAATCAACGATATTAACAAAATCGCTTTTGTCCACTATATTGCCAGTGTAAAAAAAATAAATGCTAATGGCATTAAGTACATACTTGAACTTCTCGAAAATCATATGAGCATAGATGAAAAAAATAAAATCATGCAAAACATAGAGAAACAATTAGATAAAATTCCACCTAAAGAGATAGAAGATCTAGATATTTTTTAA
- a CDS encoding outer membrane protein OmpK codes for MFFSASLYAETLYSFLNASVNYFDWSKRTATQTLQRDFTYLELEGGVGWKWGEFYGYIDIENPNRDYNEAYPYDLRFALKPIFDIYIKNGFALHIQDFALKSKTFYVNNLITGFSYKYSTANFWFKPFIGIHYQNSSNYNGFNGYMTGWVFNYDTTIFGEKIKLFQWHEIEFAREKKHYLCDGIPTGDGQEYGVNGAISLWWSMTQNFTPGIQYRYADHKLGYATYQDAIIYSLKYYF; via the coding sequence ATATTTTTCTCGGCATCATTATATGCAGAGACACTTTATTCATTTCTCAATGCAAGTGTTAACTATTTTGACTGGAGTAAAAGAACTGCTACTCAAACTTTACAAAGAGATTTTACATATTTAGAACTTGAAGGCGGTGTAGGTTGGAAATGGGGTGAGTTTTACGGATATATAGATATTGAAAATCCAAATCGTGATTATAATGAAGCTTATCCCTATGATTTGCGTTTTGCTCTCAAACCCATCTTTGATATCTATATAAAAAATGGGTTTGCACTTCATATACAGGATTTTGCACTAAAGAGTAAAACTTTTTATGTAAATAATTTAATTACAGGCTTTTCTTACAAATATTCTACGGCAAACTTCTGGTTTAAACCTTTTATTGGAATACACTATCAAAATTCTTCAAACTATAACGGTTTTAACGGTTATATGACTGGGTGGGTATTTAATTACGATACGACTATTTTTGGTGAAAAAATCAAGCTATTTCAATGGCATGAGATTGAATTTGCAAGAGAGAAAAAGCACTATCTTTGTGACGGAATTCCTACCGGAGATGGCCAAGAGTATGGAGTAAATGGTGCAATATCATTATGGTGGAGTATGACACAAAATTTTACTCCCGGTATCCAATATAGATATGCTGATCATAAACTAGGATATGCGACTTACCAAGACGCTATTATCTATTCTCTAAAATATTATTTCTAA
- a CDS encoding tetratricopeptide repeat protein — protein MANTIEEEIIIIEDIDAVHDSHGAKESDGENDSNSKKKFIVFILIALVLVLLIIVILLFTKSGDEYNIPLNENILETKLQPQEVHVEPSKLEKMIAKANYLYSNGDKEKALSLYQKIAQYSQAISMYNLGVAQLKDKQYKQALETFQKAIENDEKRCVSAINAAVCSLHLNDQESFQYYIDLAYAYLPYEVNSPLYSYYYTLINYYKRNYLAALNSLNNATSNAYPKIQNNLKAKMNALFDNNYNAIDALEMNSDELNDFTLGLLYSRVGDVTLAVKHFEAALLTGKEELRTRLAMGLTLLKAGQIAKATLELKKVTDKFPDDVYKPYPINVKLKSSLFDPKAAQKLYRDVTIESKDIAYQKIFYYSPYKMFNADQTISYIRKGNANTFIDNIKSAQEYLKKSSSSSNVNKGMTVAIKKALNLQLREANDDFQKLVKIQPKHSILQYNLALTYAQLGNLNKAHEHFLRSYYLDSKNYLAGLYAVFTAQLTNTKYEKLRSILSDSIHMEDESEEKELYKTLLAISENNYMLAADWLQVSDKKRPLYLVLNTIIATKLNNFEVANNATAELVSLLPNDILPHIMYMDTHFHSYNDSKYPKEIISYLKDQSLTFNDLYYGPYITRYLYIQINLITGKLYYLRQQLKEKLESTDRYSQEIESTLALASLYDQQFEESYTLYNHLIDERKVTDAYTLYLGAVASTAAKHHANAIALLELSKIKNKSFYESRFALGLLYLEAKNYEAANIQLLHIDSNNFRSHYFDFEIDTQKLLFAKQHQEK, from the coding sequence ATGGCAAACACAATAGAAGAAGAGATTATAATTATTGAAGACATTGATGCTGTCCATGATTCACACGGTGCAAAAGAGTCTGATGGTGAAAATGATAGTAATTCGAAAAAGAAATTTATAGTCTTTATATTAATTGCTCTTGTTCTTGTTTTATTAATTATTGTAATACTACTTTTTACAAAATCAGGTGATGAATATAATATCCCTCTTAATGAAAACATTCTAGAAACTAAACTCCAACCTCAAGAGGTTCATGTTGAGCCTAGTAAACTAGAGAAGATGATCGCAAAAGCCAATTATCTCTATTCTAACGGAGATAAAGAAAAAGCTCTTTCTCTTTACCAAAAAATTGCACAATACTCTCAAGCTATCTCTATGTACAATCTGGGAGTAGCACAACTTAAAGACAAACAATACAAACAAGCACTTGAGACTTTTCAAAAAGCAATCGAAAATGATGAAAAAAGATGTGTAAGTGCAATCAATGCAGCTGTATGTTCTTTACATTTAAACGATCAAGAAAGTTTTCAATATTATATAGACCTAGCATATGCCTATCTTCCTTATGAAGTCAATTCTCCTCTATATTCATACTATTACACACTTATCAATTACTATAAACGTAACTATTTAGCAGCTCTAAACTCTTTGAACAATGCCACATCAAATGCTTATCCTAAAATACAAAACAATTTAAAAGCCAAAATGAATGCTCTTTTTGACAATAACTATAATGCGATTGACGCTTTGGAGATGAACAGCGATGAATTAAATGATTTTACTTTAGGACTTTTATATTCAAGAGTAGGAGATGTTACACTTGCGGTGAAACATTTTGAAGCAGCGCTTTTAACTGGCAAAGAAGAGCTGCGTACAAGACTTGCAATGGGATTAACATTGCTAAAAGCAGGACAAATAGCAAAAGCAACACTTGAACTGAAAAAAGTAACTGATAAGTTTCCTGATGACGTATATAAGCCCTATCCAATAAATGTCAAATTAAAAAGTTCTCTTTTTGATCCTAAAGCGGCACAAAAACTTTATAGAGATGTTACTATAGAGTCAAAAGATATCGCTTACCAAAAAATATTTTATTACTCTCCGTACAAAATGTTTAATGCAGATCAAACGATAAGTTACATTCGTAAAGGGAATGCGAATACATTCATCGACAATATTAAATCTGCTCAAGAGTACCTTAAAAAAAGTTCTTCATCTTCTAATGTAAATAAAGGGATGACTGTTGCCATTAAAAAAGCTCTTAACTTACAACTTCGAGAAGCAAATGATGATTTTCAAAAACTTGTTAAAATTCAGCCAAAGCACTCTATTTTACAGTATAACTTAGCTTTAACATATGCACAACTTGGCAATCTCAATAAAGCTCATGAGCACTTTTTACGTTCATACTACTTAGATTCTAAAAATTATCTTGCAGGTTTATATGCTGTTTTTACAGCGCAACTCACAAATACAAAATATGAAAAACTCCGTTCAATTCTTTCCGATTCTATCCATATGGAAGATGAAAGTGAAGAAAAAGAGCTCTATAAAACTCTGCTGGCTATCTCTGAGAACAACTATATGCTAGCGGCTGACTGGCTCCAGGTAAGTGACAAAAAAAGACCTTTATATTTAGTTCTCAATACAATTATTGCAACAAAGTTAAATAATTTCGAAGTAGCTAATAATGCCACTGCAGAACTTGTTTCATTATTACCTAACGATATACTCCCTCATATTATGTATATGGATACACATTTTCATTCATACAATGATTCTAAATATCCAAAGGAGATTATCAGTTATCTAAAAGATCAGAGTCTAACATTTAACGATCTCTATTACGGCCCTTACATCACTCGTTATCTTTATATTCAAATCAATTTAATTACAGGTAAACTTTACTATCTTCGCCAACAGTTAAAAGAGAAATTAGAGTCTACAGATCGTTATTCTCAAGAGATTGAAAGTACACTTGCACTTGCATCACTCTATGATCAACAGTTTGAAGAGTCATATACGCTTTATAACCATTTAATCGATGAACGTAAAGTAACTGACGCATATACTCTTTATCTTGGTGCTGTAGCTTCTACGGCTGCAAAACACCATGCCAATGCAATAGCATTATTAGAGCTATCAAAGATAAAAAACAAATCATTTTATGAGAGTAGATTTGCCCTTGGGCTTTTATATTTAGAAGCGAAGAACTATGAAGCAGCGAACATCCAATTACTGCATATAGACTCGAATAATTTTAGATCACACTATTTTGATTTTGAGATAGATACGCAAAAACTATTATTTGCGAAACAGCATCAAGAGAAATAA
- a CDS encoding phosphatidylserine decarboxylase, with the protein MMSNNLFIIAKYSYNYLLYSAAAFAVFYIFGFEFLATIAFFVVLFFVYTFRNPERELQNFDSSSVLAPCDGVVTAIEELEEGAYRYKVEIESSITDVGILRAPINGKVTNVLLAKGTKVKKASKLFHDLNESLTIEFTDEKDNSVKVVHRLKQSAVPIFSDLVESQNVMKSMRYGFASNCVTTIYLKNNVRLNLQLSQQITASQSLIAYFS; encoded by the coding sequence ATGATGAGCAATAATCTATTTATAATAGCAAAATACTCGTATAACTATCTGCTTTACTCAGCAGCAGCTTTTGCCGTTTTTTATATATTCGGTTTTGAATTTTTAGCGACAATAGCTTTTTTTGTAGTTCTATTTTTCGTATATACATTCAGAAATCCGGAAAGAGAACTGCAAAACTTTGATAGTAGTAGTGTTCTTGCACCATGTGACGGTGTAGTTACTGCTATTGAAGAGTTAGAAGAGGGTGCATATCGTTACAAAGTAGAGATTGAATCATCTATTACAGATGTTGGAATTCTACGTGCCCCTATCAACGGTAAAGTTACAAATGTTCTTTTAGCAAAAGGTACAAAAGTAAAAAAAGCTTCAAAACTTTTTCATGATCTTAATGAATCTTTGACTATAGAATTTACAGATGAAAAAGATAACAGTGTAAAAGTTGTACACCGTTTAAAACAATCTGCAGTACCTATTTTTTCAGACCTTGTAGAATCTCAAAATGTTATGAAATCTATGAGATACGGTTTTGCTTCAAATTGTGTAACTACAATCTACCTCAAAAATAACGTAAGACTGAATCTTCAGTTATCGCAACAAATTACAGCATCACAAAGCTTAATAGCTTATTTCTCTTGA
- the ftsH gene encoding ATP-dependent zinc metalloprotease FtsH has translation MADKQENNKNNNFFNQNPLITFAIFSVAVILIFKMMVGEGSGESSIGVGTKVKQVSYSELKSLVEKKELSTVEIGQSYIRAKSSDGATMFTTRVIPEDSGLVELLDKNKIEYTGFSESNWFTEMFGWLFPFLLILGIWMFFASRMQKSMGNGILGMGANKKMVNSEKPKTKFDDVAGVQEAKEEVQEIVDFLKYPGRYVEIGAKIPKGVLLVGSPGTGKTLLAKAVAGEAEVPFFSVSGSSFIEMFVGVGAARVRDLFEQAKKDAPSIIFIDEIDAIGKSRAAGGVMGGNDEREQTLNQLLAEMDGFGTDTPVIILAATNRPEILDQALLRPGRFDRQVLVDKPDFEGRIQILKVHVKDVKMDADVDLEEVARLTAGLAGADLANVVNEAALLAGRKNQKTVKQQDLFESVERALAGLAKKSRRINPKEKKIVAYHESGHALLAETTEGAKKVSKVSIVPRGLAALGYTLNKPEEDKFMMQRHELWAEVDVLLGGRAAEQVFLGEISTGAGNDLERATDIIKSMVQTYGMTDIAGLMVLEKSRQSFLGPTGGSAREYSDKMAEDMDTFIKESLQERYIAVMARLEEYREAIEDMVSLLYKKENITGEDVRQIIKEFEEKNGLESKLVEEVESIKEELKEDASMSDKENKDDEQ, from the coding sequence ATGGCAGATAAGCAAGAAAACAATAAAAATAATAATTTTTTTAATCAAAATCCTTTAATTACATTTGCAATTTTTTCAGTTGCTGTAATTTTAATCTTTAAAATGATGGTAGGTGAAGGTTCTGGAGAATCTTCAATCGGTGTCGGCACAAAAGTTAAGCAAGTAAGTTATTCTGAACTAAAATCTTTGGTTGAGAAAAAAGAGCTAAGTACAGTAGAGATTGGACAAAGCTATATCCGTGCAAAATCTTCAGACGGTGCAACTATGTTTACTACAAGAGTAATTCCTGAAGATAGCGGTTTAGTAGAACTTCTTGATAAAAATAAAATAGAATATACAGGTTTTAGTGAGTCAAACTGGTTTACAGAGATGTTTGGATGGTTGTTTCCATTCTTATTAATTCTAGGTATCTGGATGTTCTTTGCTTCAAGAATGCAAAAATCGATGGGTAACGGCATTCTTGGTATGGGCGCAAATAAAAAAATGGTGAATTCAGAAAAGCCAAAAACAAAGTTTGACGATGTAGCCGGTGTTCAAGAAGCTAAAGAAGAAGTTCAGGAAATTGTAGACTTTTTAAAATATCCAGGTCGTTATGTTGAGATTGGTGCAAAAATACCAAAAGGGGTACTTTTAGTAGGTAGTCCTGGTACTGGTAAGACACTTTTGGCAAAAGCAGTTGCTGGTGAAGCTGAAGTGCCATTTTTCTCAGTAAGTGGTTCTAGTTTTATTGAGATGTTTGTCGGTGTTGGTGCTGCGCGTGTACGTGATCTGTTTGAGCAAGCAAAGAAAGATGCACCTTCAATCATCTTTATCGATGAGATTGATGCTATCGGTAAAAGCCGTGCTGCTGGTGGTGTTATGGGCGGTAATGACGAAAGAGAACAAACACTTAATCAGCTTTTAGCAGAGATGGATGGTTTTGGAACAGATACGCCTGTTATTATTTTAGCAGCTACAAACAGACCGGAAATTCTTGACCAGGCATTATTACGTCCGGGACGTTTTGATAGACAAGTTCTTGTTGATAAACCTGACTTTGAAGGGCGTATCCAGATCCTTAAAGTACATGTTAAAGACGTTAAGATGGATGCAGATGTTGACTTGGAAGAGGTAGCTCGTCTAACGGCAGGACTGGCTGGAGCAGATTTGGCAAACGTTGTGAACGAAGCAGCGCTTTTAGCAGGACGTAAAAACCAAAAAACGGTAAAACAACAAGATCTTTTTGAATCTGTTGAGAGAGCATTAGCAGGTTTAGCGAAAAAGTCACGTCGTATTAACCCTAAAGAGAAAAAAATAGTAGCTTACCATGAAAGCGGTCATGCACTTTTAGCTGAAACTACTGAAGGTGCAAAAAAAGTTTCAAAAGTTTCTATTGTTCCTCGTGGACTTGCAGCTCTTGGATACACACTGAATAAACCTGAAGAAGACAAGTTCATGATGCAACGTCATGAATTATGGGCAGAAGTTGATGTACTACTTGGTGGACGTGCAGCTGAACAAGTGTTCTTAGGTGAGATTTCTACTGGTGCAGGGAATGATTTAGAGCGTGCAACAGACATTATCAAATCTATGGTACAAACGTATGGTATGACAGATATAGCAGGTTTAATGGTATTAGAGAAATCTCGCCAATCTTTCCTGGGACCAACTGGTGGAAGCGCTAGAGAATATAGCGATAAGATGGCAGAAGATATGGATACCTTTATTAAAGAGTCTTTACAGGAACGTTATATAGCTGTAATGGCACGTCTTGAGGAATACCGCGAGGCTATTGAAGATATGGTTTCACTTCTTTACAAGAAAGAGAATATTACGGGTGAAGATGTTCGTCAAATTATTAAAGAATTTGAAGAGAAAAACGGTTTAGAATCTAAACTTGTAGAAGAGGTTGAAAGTATCAAAGAGGAACTCAAAGAGGATGCTTCGATGAGTGATAAAGAGAATAAAGATGATGAGCAATAA
- a CDS encoding 50S ribosomal protein L11 methyltransferase produces the protein MHEHYYELTVKVSSHHSLFSDFLADTLPVGFEETEEGFIIRSEDDLETIAWGLEQFREALQKALGVSIELETEQKKLKNDDWVQLYKESIEPLTIEKFYIHPTWSEDNPDLINIVIDPALAFGTGHHPTTASVLKAISKYVKKDDSVLDVGCGSGILSLAAMKLGAKVDACDTDEISVKNSLENAELNSLEFSKIWEGSCTNLEQQYDVVVANIVADVLIFLANDLKKALKENGILILSGILDKYEDKVISAYTDCEIVEKINQDEWVSLVVKKR, from the coding sequence ATGCATGAGCATTATTATGAACTTACTGTAAAAGTTTCCTCTCACCATTCTTTATTTTCAGATTTTTTAGCAGACACTTTACCTGTTGGATTTGAAGAGACGGAAGAGGGCTTTATTATCAGAAGTGAAGATGACTTAGAAACTATAGCGTGGGGACTTGAACAGTTCCGTGAAGCACTGCAAAAAGCTTTAGGTGTCAGTATTGAATTAGAAACTGAACAAAAAAAGTTGAAAAATGATGACTGGGTTCAGCTTTATAAAGAAAGTATAGAACCGCTTACAATAGAAAAGTTTTACATCCATCCTACATGGAGTGAAGATAACCCTGATTTAATTAACATCGTTATAGATCCTGCACTTGCTTTTGGAACTGGACATCATCCGACAACGGCATCTGTACTTAAAGCAATATCAAAATATGTGAAGAAAGATGACAGTGTTTTAGATGTTGGTTGCGGCAGCGGTATCCTTTCTTTAGCGGCAATGAAGTTGGGTGCCAAAGTTGATGCATGTGATACGGATGAAATATCTGTAAAAAACTCTTTAGAAAATGCAGAATTAAATTCTCTAGAATTTTCTAAGATCTGGGAAGGTTCTTGTACAAATTTAGAGCAGCAATATGATGTAGTTGTTGCAAATATCGTTGCAGATGTTTTAATATTTTTAGCAAATGATTTGAAAAAAGCTTTAAAAGAAAACGGTATATTAATCTTATCAGGTATTTTAGATAAGTATGAAGATAAAGTTATAAGTGCCTATACAGATTGCGAGATTGTAGAAAAAATCAATCAAGATGAATGGGTAAGTTTAGTAGTAAAAAAGAGATAA
- a CDS encoding response regulator, which yields MKLLVVDDSSTMRRIIKNTLARLGYKDILEGADGVEGWNALDANPDIEMLITDWNMPEMNGLELVKKVRADERFTDLPIIMVTTEGGKAEVITALKAGVNNYIVKPFTPQVLKEKLGAVMGVAE from the coding sequence TTGAAATTACTTGTCGTTGATGATAGTTCTACTATGCGCCGTATTATTAAAAATACTTTAGCTCGTTTAGGGTACAAAGATATACTCGAAGGAGCGGACGGTGTTGAAGGTTGGAACGCATTAGATGCTAATCCAGATATTGAGATGTTAATTACTGACTGGAATATGCCTGAGATGAATGGACTGGAACTAGTAAAAAAAGTACGTGCTGATGAACGTTTTACTGATTTACCAATTATTATGGTTACAACAGAGGGTGGTAAAGCAGAAGTTATTACGGCATTAAAAGCAGGTGTAAATAACTATATTGTTAAACCTTTTACTCCACAAGTTCTTAAAGAGAAACTTGGTGCTGTTATGGGTGTTGCCGAGTAA